From one Planktothrix agardhii NIES-204 genomic stretch:
- the aroE gene encoding shikimate 5-dehydrogenase, with protein sequence MIKGTTKLLGVIGDPIEHSLSPVMHNAAIAYLGVDYVYLPFAVSPQDLKVAMEGFAAIGIQGFNITIPHKQAILPFLSEVTTLAQSVGAVNTVWRTHKGWSGTNTDVVGFLTPLEVYHQHWHDQVAVILGYGGAARAVVAGCAQLGIREIYVVGRNPQKLATFQQSWVTSPLSVAVKTYPWEQLSSLLPQADLLVNTTPVGMYPHVQESPVEASVLDKIKLGAIAYDLIYIPETTQFLTLAGARGALILNGLPMLVIQGAAALELWLQQPVPVEIMRQSLQQYLNIK encoded by the coding sequence ATGATTAAGGGCACAACCAAACTATTAGGAGTAATCGGTGATCCGATTGAACATTCCCTTTCTCCGGTGATGCACAATGCTGCGATCGCCTATTTAGGAGTGGATTATGTTTATCTGCCATTTGCGGTTTCTCCCCAGGATTTAAAGGTCGCTATGGAGGGATTTGCAGCTATTGGAATTCAGGGATTTAATATTACTATTCCCCACAAACAGGCGATTTTACCCTTTTTATCAGAAGTGACAACCCTAGCTCAGTCCGTCGGGGCGGTGAATACTGTTTGGCGGACTCATAAGGGTTGGAGTGGCACCAATACCGATGTTGTGGGTTTTCTGACTCCCCTAGAGGTGTATCATCAACATTGGCATGATCAAGTGGCCGTGATTTTGGGATATGGCGGGGCGGCGCGGGCGGTGGTGGCTGGATGTGCCCAGTTAGGGATCAGGGAAATTTATGTTGTCGGTCGTAACCCCCAAAAATTGGCCACATTTCAACAGAGTTGGGTGACTTCTCCCCTATCGGTGGCGGTCAAAACCTATCCCTGGGAACAATTATCGAGTCTTCTTCCCCAAGCGGACTTATTGGTAAATACGACCCCGGTGGGAATGTATCCTCACGTTCAGGAGTCTCCCGTTGAGGCGTCGGTGCTGGATAAAATTAAATTAGGTGCGATCGCTTATGATTTAATTTATATCCCTGAAACCACCCAATTTTTGACTTTAGCAGGGGCTAGAGGTGCGCTGATTTTAAATGGATTACCAATGTTAGTAATTCAGGGAGCCGCTGCCTTAGAATTGTGGTTACAGCAACCTGTTCCCGTCGAGATTATGCGTCAGTCTCTCCAACAATATCTAAATATAAAATAA
- a CDS encoding peptidoglycan-binding domain 1 protein codes for MPVVGYDEYGFIVHDPYGEWFSSGYRTDLSGSYLNYSYRLIRRVCIPDGSFWVHFISK; via the coding sequence ATGCCTGTGGTGGGTTATGACGAATATGGATTTATTGTTCATGACCCTTATGGGGAATGGTTTTCCTCCGGTTATCGCACGGATTTGAGTGGGTCTTATTTGAATTATTCCTATCGACTGATCCGCCGTGTTTGCATACCTGATGGTAGTTTTTGGGTACATTTTATTTCTAAGTAG
- a CDS encoding peptidoglycan-binding domain 1 protein, whose translation MKLQDFLGKNTRYDIKGISEDDELSRQVQTRLIDLGLLDPPVDGVFGPKSTAGLHQFQKLMECGEAGYLGAVTAKKLIEAKREQIPVATPILKTVKSTVFKVKPIASSQLNDSEKFAIPANKEFSVLAYDPIRGHLRVALRTESYDGYSVLYIWGEHAEIHENGSRVYPKPIPKSARLNVPYKSQLDNWFNPTGSCNVTSLAMCLEYLKARRKTSFRSV comes from the coding sequence ATGAAACTACAAGATTTTCTTGGTAAAAATACTCGATATGATATTAAAGGTATTTCTGAAGATGACGAACTTTCCCGCCAAGTTCAGACTCGACTAATTGATTTAGGACTACTTGATCCGCCTGTGGATGGGGTTTTTGGCCCGAAATCAACGGCGGGATTACACCAATTTCAGAAGTTGATGGAGTGTGGTGAAGCGGGTTATCTGGGCGCAGTAACGGCGAAAAAGCTAATAGAAGCAAAACGGGAACAGATTCCCGTAGCAACTCCAATTCTGAAAACCGTTAAAAGTACAGTTTTTAAGGTTAAACCGATTGCTTCTTCTCAACTAAATGACTCGGAAAAATTTGCGATTCCCGCCAATAAAGAATTTAGTGTTTTAGCCTACGATCCCATCCGTGGACATTTACGAGTCGCTTTACGCACTGAATCCTACGATGGATATTCTGTTTTATATATTTGGGGAGAACACGCGGAAATTCATGAAAATGGCAGCCGGGTTTATCCTAAACCCATTCCCAAAAGTGCCCGTCTCAATGTTCCCTATAAATCTCAATTGGATAATTGGTTTAATCCGACGGGCTCTTGTAACGTAACTTCCCTGGCGATGTGTTTAGAATATTTAAAAGCTCGTCGCAAAACCAGTTTCCGGTCAGTTTGA
- a CDS encoding peptidase, M16 family, with amino-acid sequence MTSILVKPSLPRPINTPTVHQLSNGLTIVAEQLAVDAVNLNVWINIGSAIESDDINGMAHFLEHIVFKGTPHLQIGEFEQKIEQRGAVTNAATSQDYTHYYITTAPQDFADLAPLQFDVVLNASVADEAFERERFVVLEEIRRAEDNPGRRSFRQSMEIAFERLPYRRPVLGPASVIEQLQSQQMRNFHGTWYQPRSMTVAVVGNLPVENLIQTVENSVSSVYSPSSSGSALPELQPWTPEASFQEIVRQEIIDDTLEQARLLMLWRVPGLVELSETYPLDVLAYILGQGRTARLFQDLRENRGLVSSISASNMTQRWQGVFYISARLPVENLALVEGILTDHIRQIQSELITEDEIAKVRMQVANRFIFGNETPSDRAGLYGYYQSLVGDLTAGLYYPDHIQSLSSETIQQAAQRYLSPDAYGIVILKPSSNSHQ; translated from the coding sequence ATGACTTCTATCCTCGTTAAACCATCTTTGCCTCGACCGATCAATACTCCCACTGTTCATCAACTCTCCAATGGTCTGACCATTGTGGCAGAACAGTTAGCAGTTGATGCGGTAAATCTCAATGTTTGGATTAATATTGGTTCAGCCATTGAATCCGATGATATCAACGGTATGGCGCACTTTTTAGAACATATCGTTTTTAAAGGCACACCCCATCTGCAAATCGGGGAATTTGAGCAAAAAATCGAACAACGGGGCGCGGTCACCAATGCAGCAACCAGTCAGGACTATACCCATTACTACATCACCACCGCCCCCCAGGACTTTGCGGATTTAGCTCCTCTACAATTTGATGTGGTTCTGAATGCCAGTGTCGCGGATGAAGCCTTTGAACGGGAACGATTTGTCGTCTTAGAAGAAATTCGTCGGGCTGAAGATAACCCAGGTCGGCGTTCCTTCCGTCAGTCCATGGAAATCGCCTTTGAGCGACTCCCCTATCGTCGTCCGGTTTTGGGGCCAGCATCGGTGATTGAGCAGTTACAATCTCAACAAATGCGGAATTTCCATGGCACTTGGTATCAGCCCCGCTCCATGACCGTAGCAGTGGTCGGAAATTTACCCGTGGAAAATTTGATCCAAACGGTAGAAAATTCCGTTAGCTCGGTTTATTCCCCATCCTCGTCGGGTTCTGCCCTCCCTGAACTACAACCCTGGACTCCTGAAGCGAGTTTTCAGGAAATTGTTCGTCAAGAAATCATTGATGATACCTTGGAACAAGCCCGATTATTGATGTTGTGGCGTGTACCTGGTTTAGTAGAACTTTCTGAAACCTATCCTTTAGATGTTTTAGCCTATATTTTAGGTCAGGGCAGAACCGCACGACTATTCCAAGACCTACGAGAAAATCGGGGGTTAGTTTCGTCGATTTCTGCGAGTAATATGACCCAGCGTTGGCAGGGGGTATTTTATATTTCAGCCCGTTTGCCCGTGGAGAATTTGGCTCTGGTTGAAGGAATTCTCACCGATCATATTCGTCAAATCCAAAGCGAATTAATTACCGAAGATGAAATTGCTAAAGTTAGGATGCAGGTGGCAAATCGGTTTATCTTTGGAAATGAAACTCCTAGCGATCGCGCCGGGTTGTATGGATACTATCAATCTTTGGTGGGGGATTTAACTGCTGGTCTCTATTACCCCGATCATATTCAAAGTTTGAGTTCAGAAACCATTCAACAGGCAGCACAACGGTATTTGTCTCCTGATGCCTATGGAATTGTGATTTTGAAACCTTCCTCAAACAGTCATCAGTAG
- a CDS encoding expressed protein, which produces MPLSLEQQLNYWTKYFHSHPDDIRGYIQRGMVYFKLGKITESIQDFDHAEKLDSSIKPYLWQRGLSYYYTEQYQLGAEQFEIDLTVNSQDVEETVWRYLCIAQFQGIEAAKNTLLPVKNDPRPVLKSVYELFAGNCTPEDLLKIGQKQGKQGNFYSHLYLGLYYEAEQNIELAKTYINQAATEYEIDDYMWNLAVVHQKIKFFVEL; this is translated from the coding sequence ATGCCTCTTTCCTTAGAACAACAACTCAACTACTGGACTAAATATTTTCATTCCCATCCTGATGATATTCGGGGATATATTCAACGGGGAATGGTTTATTTTAAATTAGGGAAAATTACTGAATCAATTCAAGACTTTGATCACGCAGAAAAGTTGGATTCTAGCATTAAACCCTATTTGTGGCAACGGGGATTATCCTATTATTATACAGAACAATATCAACTCGGTGCTGAACAATTTGAAATTGATTTAACCGTTAATTCCCAAGACGTTGAAGAAACGGTTTGGCGATATTTATGTATTGCCCAATTTCAGGGAATTGAAGCTGCTAAAAATACCCTGCTTCCAGTTAAAAATGATCCGCGTCCAGTGTTAAAAAGTGTTTATGAATTATTTGCCGGGAATTGTACCCCGGAAGACTTATTAAAAATCGGACAAAAACAAGGAAAACAAGGGAATTTTTATAGTCATCTTTATTTGGGATTATATTATGAAGCAGAACAAAATATAGAACTTGCTAAAACCTATATTAATCAAGCTGCAACTGAATATGAAATTGATGATTATATGTGGAATTTAGCCGTTGTTCATCAAAAAATTAAATTCTTTGTTGAGCTTTAG
- a CDS encoding DnaJ domain protein, whose translation MDEKYYKILDLKPGVSLEEVRQAYRHLALIWHPDRYPQDSPFQIEAEAKFKEISHAYETLKTHLSYPTSPAPPTFTTPPTPPTPPIPPTSPTSPAPTIPLGWLTGVFVCYTLIAWILITLKIPFWVWIFGLIAWFTITLVASKDSDSSQPWLISLMFAGAIAGWVLGNEAGGVITATVWGMVGIGLGAIAGSETASKSVIGLLTVMGIAAIAGLIAGTGRGNWLGSVFGGGFGVIMGLMLGIILDAIFQSRAKLGTGSLFGLLLGGWIGAGIGAGQKAIIRVIEQIQPELIIAAWGAIALVAGVVAQMAAGEKLLASYNGFYTFLILGIISGLGFSFGLWLAH comes from the coding sequence GTGGATGAAAAATATTATAAAATATTAGACCTAAAACCAGGGGTAAGCTTAGAGGAAGTTAGACAAGCCTATCGACATCTGGCATTGATATGGCATCCCGATCGTTATCCCCAAGATTCTCCCTTCCAAATCGAAGCCGAAGCCAAATTCAAAGAAATTAGCCACGCCTACGAAACCCTAAAAACTCATTTAAGTTACCCTACCTCCCCTGCTCCCCCAACCTTCACAACCCCCCCAACTCCCCCAACTCCCCCAATTCCCCCTACCTCACCTACCTCCCCTGCTCCAACTATCCCCCTAGGTTGGCTAACGGGGGTATTTGTTTGTTATACCCTGATCGCTTGGATTTTAATAACTTTGAAGATTCCCTTCTGGGTGTGGATATTTGGTCTAATTGCCTGGTTTACTATTACCCTTGTCGCCAGTAAAGATTCGGACTCGTCTCAACCTTGGTTAATATCGTTGATGTTTGCTGGAGCGATCGCTGGTTGGGTACTAGGAAATGAAGCTGGGGGGGTAATTACAGCAACTGTGTGGGGGATGGTTGGCATCGGATTAGGGGCGATCGCAGGCTCAGAAACAGCCTCTAAATCGGTAATTGGACTGTTGACGGTGATGGGAATTGCTGCTATTGCCGGGTTAATTGCCGGAACTGGCCGGGGAAACTGGTTAGGTTCAGTTTTCGGTGGGGGTTTTGGGGTGATTATGGGGTTAATGTTAGGGATTATTTTAGATGCAATATTTCAATCAAGAGCCAAACTAGGAACGGGGAGTTTATTTGGATTACTATTAGGAGGATGGATCGGGGCTGGCATTGGGGCGGGTCAGAAAGCCATCATCCGGGTGATTGAACAAATACAGCCAGAGCTTATTATTGCTGCTTGGGGTGCGATCGCTTTGGTTGCTGGGGTCGTGGCGCAAATGGCGGCGGGAGAAAAATTACTTGCGTCCTACAATGGGTTTTATACCTTTTTGATTTTAGGGATAATTTCCGGCCTCGGTTTTAGTTTTGGGTTGTGGTTAGCCCACTAA
- a CDS encoding serine/threonine protein kinase containing TPR domain protein, which produces MEMIGQLLDRRYRIVQVLSSGAFGQTYLAADTRRPGHPQCVVKQLRPPNNNSNTLKTALRLFRQEAEILERLGKHDQIPQLLAYFEDHNQFYLIEEFVSGQPLMKELVPGVPWSEEQVILLIEDILEILVFVHDNQVIHRDVNPSNLIRRKSDKKLVLIDFGSVKEVSTRLADGNGQGLRTIATGTPFYMPIEQFQGHPQYNSDIYAVGMIAIQAITGLEASDLPKLQDPNLSSTGELSWQSYAKVSAGLTQVIDRMVHPYYSKRYLTVIDVLDDLRKATGRSGFNINKLKSFPIYQEEKKPIPWPKIIAITTTGLVSLIVIFGLLQVLNRPDPVKAENALKRGVEKVNQGDPKGAIRAFNQAIKFNPNNPEAYHKRANAYYDLKEYEQALADYTKAIELNPKYVNAYFNRGLTRYDMSDLSGALADFNQVLKQEPQDGDAFYKRGLIHYDLEDYTAAINDYNTVLRLQPKESKVYRARGTALVKSGDLQAGMADYTEAIRLEPKNPIGYYDRGRARFHLGDYQGALADYNTVLQIDPNNSEAYANRCSVYINLWDYDQAIKDCTEAINRTPNEVAYNNRCIANLNLKDYPKAIEDCSKAIEIKGDDYKAYSNRGLARSAAQDYEGAIADYTQGININPNDAEAYGNRAQVHVRMKNYDKAIADYVQAIRLKPNYAAAYYGRGLVRVEIGDKSGAISDFEQAGKLYLEQGLTGGYKDAQFQIKRLQSGS; this is translated from the coding sequence ATGGAAATGATTGGTCAATTATTAGATCGAAGATACCGGATTGTTCAAGTCCTGAGTTCAGGGGCCTTTGGACAAACCTATTTGGCTGCGGATACCCGACGTCCGGGTCATCCCCAATGTGTGGTGAAACAATTGCGACCACCTAATAATAATTCTAATACTTTAAAGACCGCATTACGATTATTTCGCCAAGAGGCAGAAATTTTAGAACGGTTGGGAAAACATGATCAAATTCCCCAATTATTAGCTTATTTTGAAGATCATAATCAATTTTATTTGATCGAAGAATTTGTTAGTGGACAGCCTCTTATGAAAGAGTTAGTTCCCGGGGTTCCTTGGTCAGAAGAACAGGTGATTTTATTAATCGAAGATATTTTAGAGATTTTAGTATTTGTCCATGATAATCAAGTGATTCATCGGGATGTCAACCCTTCTAATTTAATCCGTCGTAAATCTGATAAAAAATTAGTATTAATTGATTTTGGTTCCGTCAAAGAAGTCAGTACCCGACTCGCCGATGGTAATGGTCAAGGATTACGAACCATAGCCACGGGAACTCCGTTTTATATGCCCATTGAACAGTTCCAAGGTCATCCTCAATATAATAGTGATATTTATGCTGTGGGGATGATTGCCATTCAAGCAATTACGGGGTTAGAAGCTTCAGATTTACCTAAGTTACAAGATCCAAATTTATCGAGCACCGGAGAATTGAGTTGGCAAAGTTATGCCAAAGTTAGTGCTGGATTAACCCAAGTTATTGATAGAATGGTACACCCTTATTATAGCAAACGCTATCTGACTGTAATTGATGTTTTAGATGACTTAAGAAAGGCAACCGGACGATCGGGATTTAATATTAATAAGTTAAAAAGTTTCCCAATTTATCAAGAAGAAAAAAAACCGATTCCTTGGCCTAAAATAATTGCAATTACCACAACGGGATTAGTCAGTTTAATCGTGATTTTTGGCTTGCTCCAAGTTTTAAATCGTCCCGATCCCGTCAAAGCTGAAAATGCCTTAAAAAGAGGCGTGGAAAAAGTCAATCAAGGTGATCCAAAAGGTGCAATTCGAGCCTTTAATCAAGCCATTAAATTTAATCCTAATAATCCCGAAGCCTATCATAAACGTGCCAATGCTTACTATGATTTGAAGGAATATGAACAAGCCTTGGCAGATTACACTAAAGCCATTGAACTAAATCCTAAGTATGTCAATGCTTATTTTAACCGGGGTTTAACTCGTTATGATATGTCGGATTTATCTGGGGCTTTGGCTGATTTTAACCAAGTCTTAAAACAAGAACCTCAAGACGGAGATGCTTTCTATAAAAGAGGTTTAATTCATTATGATTTAGAAGATTATACCGCCGCCATTAATGATTATAATACGGTTTTACGACTGCAACCGAAAGAAAGTAAAGTCTATCGTGCTAGGGGGACTGCATTGGTGAAATCAGGGGATTTACAAGCAGGAATGGCCGACTATACCGAAGCTATTCGCCTAGAACCAAAGAACCCGATAGGATATTATGATCGAGGTCGAGCCAGATTTCATTTAGGGGATTATCAAGGGGCGTTAGCTGATTATAATACCGTCCTACAAATTGATCCTAATAATTCTGAAGCCTATGCAAATCGTTGTAGTGTTTATATTAATTTATGGGACTATGATCAAGCGATTAAAGATTGCACCGAAGCGATTAATAGAACTCCGAATGAAGTTGCCTATAATAATCGTTGTATTGCTAATTTGAATTTAAAAGATTACCCCAAAGCGATTGAAGATTGCTCAAAAGCTATTGAAATTAAAGGAGATGATTATAAAGCCTATAGTAATCGAGGATTAGCCCGTTCCGCCGCCCAGGATTATGAAGGAGCAATTGCTGATTATACCCAAGGAATTAATATTAATCCCAATGATGCCGAAGCTTATGGGAATCGTGCCCAAGTTCATGTTAGAATGAAAAATTATGATAAGGCGATCGCCGATTATGTCCAAGCCATTCGTCTGAAACCTAACTATGCTGCGGCTTATTATGGACGAGGATTAGTTAGAGTTGAAATCGGTGATAAAAGTGGCGCTATTAGTGATTTTGAACAGGCGGGAAAACTCTATTTGGAACAAGGCTTAACGGGAGGTTATAAGGATGCCCAGTTCCAAATTAAACGCTTACAATCAGGAAGTTAG
- the phoA gene encoding 5'-Nucleotidase domain protein, with amino-acid sequence MTFTLQILHTSDQEAGVEALEDILPFSSVINALRSQFPEQTLALTSGDLYIPGPFFFASSDPALSAVIGKPGAGRADIETNNGLFFDVATFGSHEFDLGTGLLASLIPADPVIEGAYNYPGTKFPFLSANLDFSTDSNLAKFVVPDGQPPQPNSIAKSTVISVQGQPIGIVGATTPLLGSLSSPGNVGISPSDPNNFDALAATIQPSIDALTAQGINKIVLLSHMRDLNIDRELASRLRDVDVIVAGGSNDILADATDRLRVGDTSEGLYPILTTSTTGQPVAIVNTKGNYKYVGRLVADFDDNGVLIPSSIDPKISGAFAADETGVIETGNVPPNEELSVGLAAGQLSIVPKDGNTFGRSEVFLNGGTSDVRTQETNLGNLGADANLFAARQVDPSVAISIKNGGSIRYSIGAISSEGEKIPPLANPIAGKEAGQVSQLDIENVMRFNNELTVLTLTASQLQQVLEHGLAKTVAGATPGQFPQVGGMAFSFDPSLPVGQRLRSLSLRDESGSVTDIVVENGQLVGDPNRSFRTVTLKFLADGGDGYPFPDFASTSNPVTLAAPESDSTFNTPGREQKAVADYLTAIGSFTEADVPPAQDDRIQILTARSDTALASDFFNLNNADNVFTVTSGLLAGRSGGLRSLDGNDVVTGSADADIINGNRNNDNISGLGGDDTIFGGAGNDVLKGGEGNDLLFGNLGGDTLTGGSGSDTFVLRSGGGGDVVTDFENGFDSLGLQAGLTFAQLSVTQGSAGTLISFGQEVLVTLNGVSSSLVTAQSFKAIA; translated from the coding sequence ATGACTTTCACTCTCCAAATACTGCATACATCCGACCAAGAGGCAGGTGTTGAAGCACTAGAAGATATCCTCCCTTTTTCCAGCGTCATTAATGCTTTGCGTTCTCAATTTCCTGAACAAACCCTGGCTCTAACTTCAGGAGATTTATACATTCCCGGCCCGTTTTTTTTCGCCAGTAGCGATCCGGCACTGAGTGCTGTAATTGGTAAACCCGGTGCAGGACGAGCCGATATTGAAACTAACAATGGCTTGTTCTTTGACGTCGCCACCTTCGGCAGTCATGAATTTGACCTCGGTACGGGGCTCCTCGCCTCCTTGATTCCCGCAGACCCCGTTATCGAAGGAGCCTATAACTATCCGGGTACTAAATTCCCATTTTTGAGTGCGAACCTCGACTTCAGCACCGACAGCAATTTAGCAAAATTCGTTGTTCCTGACGGACAGCCCCCCCAACCCAACAGCATTGCTAAAAGCACGGTGATTTCTGTGCAAGGGCAACCCATCGGCATTGTTGGGGCTACGACGCCTCTGTTGGGCAGCCTCTCGTCTCCTGGTAATGTTGGTATATCCCCCTCAGACCCCAACAATTTCGATGCTCTGGCGGCCACCATTCAACCCTCGATTGATGCCCTCACCGCCCAAGGCATTAACAAAATTGTTCTGCTATCCCATATGAGAGACCTGAATATCGACCGGGAACTCGCCTCTCGCCTGCGGGATGTGGATGTGATTGTGGCTGGAGGATCTAACGATATCTTGGCAGATGCTACTGACCGCCTGCGAGTCGGAGATACCTCTGAAGGTCTCTATCCCATCCTCACAACCTCCACCACCGGGCAACCCGTTGCCATTGTGAATACTAAGGGCAACTATAAGTATGTGGGGCGTTTGGTCGCCGATTTTGATGATAATGGGGTTCTAATTCCCTCAAGCATTGACCCCAAGATCAGTGGAGCTTTTGCTGCGGACGAAACGGGGGTGATCGAGACGGGAAACGTCCCACCCAATGAGGAATTATCGGTAGGCTTGGCTGCGGGACAACTTTCCATTGTTCCCAAAGACGGGAATACCTTTGGCCGCAGCGAGGTATTTCTCAACGGTGGCACCAGCGATGTCCGCACCCAAGAAACCAACCTGGGTAATCTTGGGGCGGATGCTAATTTGTTTGCGGCTCGCCAAGTCGATCCGAGTGTGGCGATCTCGATTAAAAATGGGGGAAGTATCCGCTACTCAATCGGGGCGATCAGTAGCGAAGGCGAAAAAATCCCACCGCTCGCTAATCCTATTGCTGGGAAGGAAGCGGGACAAGTTTCCCAACTCGATATTGAAAACGTTATGCGATTCAATAATGAGTTAACGGTGCTGACCCTAACGGCATCGCAACTGCAACAAGTGCTCGAACATGGCTTGGCGAAAACAGTAGCCGGGGCAACTCCGGGTCAGTTCCCACAAGTTGGGGGGATGGCGTTTAGCTTCGATCCCAGTTTGCCCGTTGGACAGCGATTGCGTTCTCTCTCGCTGCGAGATGAATCGGGCAGCGTTACGGATATTGTGGTGGAAAATGGTCAGTTAGTCGGCGACCCGAACCGATCTTTCCGTACTGTAACCCTGAAGTTCCTGGCAGATGGAGGCGATGGCTATCCCTTCCCAGACTTTGCCTCCACCTCTAACCCCGTCACCCTCGCAGCGCCAGAATCTGACTCAACTTTTAATACCCCAGGTCGGGAGCAAAAGGCGGTGGCGGATTATCTGACGGCGATCGGATCGTTCACCGAGGCGGATGTACCACCAGCCCAAGACGATCGCATTCAAATCCTAACCGCCCGCAGCGATACGGCTCTAGCCTCGGATTTCTTTAACTTGAATAATGCCGATAATGTTTTTACAGTGACGTCGGGACTATTGGCGGGGCGTTCGGGTGGTTTGCGATCGCTCGATGGGAATGATGTCGTCACGGGTTCGGCTGATGCGGATATCATCAATGGCAATCGCAACAACGATAATATTTCTGGCCTCGGTGGTGACGATACTATCTTTGGAGGCGCGGGAAACGATGTTCTCAAGGGTGGTGAAGGCAATGATCTCCTTTTCGGGAATTTGGGAGGTGACACATTAACAGGTGGTTCCGGTAGCGATACTTTTGTCTTGCGCTCTGGTGGCGGTGGCGATGTGGTGACTGACTTTGAGAATGGGTTTGATTCCTTGGGATTGCAAGCTGGTTTAACTTTTGCCCAACTTTCTGTTACCCAAGGCTCGGCGGGAACCTTAATCTCTTTTGGCCAGGAAGTTCTCGTCACCCTCAATGGCGTTTCATCTAGCTTAGTTACGGCGCAGAGTTTCAAAGCGATCGCATAG
- a CDS encoding nicotinate-nucleotide pyrophosphorylase, with protein MNAVLPPRVILDPLLQQWLLEDIGRGDRTTAGLLIGNQIKSADWIVKEKGIIAGLSIAERVFQLLDHQIEFTPLVKEGEWCEKGTKIAFLEGSLEALLTGERVALNLAMRLSGIATETRKYVEAIADLPCQLVDTRKTTPGLRLLEKYAIQVGGAKNHRMGLDDAIMIKDNHIAAAGGIAEAIAKIRETMPYPLTIEVETETLEQVKIALDHQADIIMLDNMSLELMGEAVNIIREYNPRIKIEASGNITLETIYSVAKTGVDYVSTSAPITRSNWLDLSMRI; from the coding sequence ATGAATGCAGTATTACCTCCTAGGGTTATTTTAGATCCCCTATTACAACAATGGTTATTAGAAGATATTGGACGGGGCGATCGCACGACCGCAGGATTATTAATCGGAAATCAGATCAAATCTGCTGATTGGATTGTTAAAGAAAAGGGTATAATTGCCGGATTATCTATTGCGGAAAGAGTGTTTCAACTGTTGGATCATCAGATAGAATTTACTCCTTTAGTTAAAGAGGGAGAATGGTGTGAAAAAGGGACAAAAATTGCATTTTTAGAGGGGAGTTTAGAAGCATTATTAACAGGGGAAAGAGTCGCGTTAAATTTAGCGATGCGACTGAGTGGAATTGCTACGGAGACGCGGAAATATGTAGAAGCGATCGCTGATTTACCCTGTCAATTAGTGGATACCCGTAAAACCACACCCGGATTAAGATTATTAGAAAAATATGCGATTCAAGTCGGTGGGGCAAAAAATCATCGGATGGGATTAGATGATGCGATTATGATTAAAGATAATCATATTGCGGCGGCGGGGGGAATTGCAGAAGCGATCGCAAAAATTCGAGAAACTATGCCTTATCCTTTAACTATTGAAGTGGAAACAGAAACCTTAGAACAAGTTAAAATCGCTTTAGACCATCAAGCGGATATTATTATGTTAGATAATATGTCCTTAGAGTTAATGGGCGAAGCCGTTAATATAATCCGTGAATATAACCCCAGAATTAAAATAGAAGCATCGGGAAATATTACCTTAGAAACTATTTATTCAGTTGCAAAAACCGGAGTTGATTATGTTTCAACTAGCGCCCCGATTACCCGTTCAAATTGGTTAGATTTAAGCATGAGAATCTAA